The Cryobacterium sp. SO1 genomic sequence GCGGCTCACCGAGCTCGGCCTGCCCGTTCCCGACTGGGCGCGAGTGGCGGATGCCGACGCTCTGGCCCGGTTCCTCGCCGACCACGGCGGCCGGGCCGTCGTGAAGACTGCCAGGGGCGGCTACGACGGCAAGGGGGTGCGGGTGGTGTCCCACGCCCACGAGGCCGACGACTGGTTCCTCGCGCTCGCCGAGGACGCCAACGGTGGTGACCTGCTGGTCGAGGAGCTTGTCGACTTTCGCCGGGAACTGGCGCAGGTCGTCGCCAGGCGTCCGTCCGGGGAGATGTCGATCTGGCCCGTTGTGGAGACCGTGCAGCTGGACGGCGTCTGCGCTGAGGTCATCGCGCCGGCCCCGAAATCGGCCGGGCGGCTCAGCGAGGTCGCCGCTGACATCGCCGAGCGGGTCGCGGAGGGCATCGGCGTCGCCGGTGTGCTCGCCGTGGAACTCTTTGAAACCACCGACGGCCGGCTGCTGGTCAACGAGCTCGCGATGCGGCCGCACAACAGCGGCCACTGGTCGATCGACGGTTCCACCACCAGCCAGTTCGAGCAGCACCTGCGCGCCGTGCTTGACCTGCCGCTGGGTGGCACCGGGCTCCGGGAGCCCTGGTCGGTGATGGTGAACATCCTCGGCGGTCCCGCCGAGGGCAGCATGGCGGACCGCTACCCCGCGGCGTTCGCCGAGCAGCCCACGGTCAAGGTGCACAACTACGGCAAGGACCCGCGGCCGGGACGGAAGATCGGCCACGTCACCGCATCCGGGCCCGATCTGGACTCGGTCACCTACCAGGCGCGTGCCACTGCGGCGTTTTTCCAGGACTGAAGCCTAAGATCATCACCGTGCCAGAGAACCTCGTGACGTCCGACCCCGAGTCCGCCCCCTCCGCAGCCGTGCTCGTCGGCGTCGTGATGGGGTCGGACTCCGACTGGAACGTGATGAGCGAGGCCGCGGCGATGCTGACCGAGTTCGGTGTGGCCCACGAGGTGCAGGTGGTGTCCGCACACCGCACCCCCGAGAAGATGATCCGTTACGGCTCCGAGGCCTGGGGCCGCGGCCTCAAGGTGATCATCGCCGGCGCCGGCGGCGCCGCACACCTGCCGGGCATGCTCGCCGCGGTCACCACGCTCCCCGTCGTCGGCGTCCCGGTTCCGCTCGGCCGCCTGGACGGCCTGGACTCGCTGCTGTCGATCGTGCAGATGCCGGCCGGCGTGCCCGTCGCGACGGTGTCGATCGGCGGCGCCCGCAACGCGGCCCTGATCGCGATCAAGATCCTGGCGACCGCGGATGACGCGCTGCGCCTCAAGCTTCAGGACTACGCCGATCAGCTGGCCGAGCAGGTGGAGCAGAAGAACACGGCCCTGCAAGCGAGACTATGACGAGCGCCAGCAGCCCGATCCGGTACCCGAACTCCGGCTCCCGACAGGTCATGACCCGCCGGGCCTGGTGGCTCGTGGTGCTCAACATCATCCTCCCCGGCTCCGCCCAGGTGCTCGCGGGAAGCCGCGGCCTCGGTCGTTTCGGGCTGCGCGCCACCCTGACCTTCCTCGGTCTGGCGATCGTCGCCGGTGTCGTCTATGCGCTCAACCCGGAGTTCGTGCTCACCGTGGCCACCAACTCGATCGGGTTGTGGATCCTCGCCGCCGTGATGGTCTTCTACGCCATCGTGTGGCTGATCCTGACCTTCGACACCATCCGGCTGACCCGACTCGTCAAGGCCCGTCCCAAGGCCCGCCCGTTCATCGCCGGGCTCGCGACCGTCGTGATGGTCGCCGTCTGCGGCTCGGCCGGCTACGGCGCCTACGTGGCCACCACGACCAGCGACTTCCTGTCGACGGTCTTCGCCAAGGGCCCGAGCGAGCCGCCCGTGGACGGCCGGTACAACATCATGCTGCTCGGCGGCGATGCCGGGGCCGACCGGTTGGGCATGCGCCCGGACAGCACGTCGGTGGTCAGTATCGACGCCGAGACCGGCAAGGCCGACATCATCGGCATCCCCCGCGACCTTGAGTACGTGCCGTTCCCGGCGGATTCTCCGCTGTACGCGTCGTATCCGGACGGCTACGGGTACGACGGCGTCTGCGATGTGGATGTCTGCCAGCTCAACTCGATCTACACCGAGGTTGAGCTCAAGAGCCCGGACATGTACCCCAACGCCGTGGCCGAGGGTAGCGAACCCGGCATCGAGGCCATGCGCGACGCCGCCAGCGGCATCACCGGCCTCACCATTCAGTACTACGTGCTGATCGACATGCAGGGCTTCTCCCAGCTCATCGACGCCCTCGGTGGTGTCGACATCGACGTGGCCGAACGGCTGCCCATCGGCGGCCAGGAAGACGACCTGAGCGACGTCGAAGGCTGGGTGGAGGCCGGACCGCAGCACATGGACGGGTTCACCGCACTCTGGTACGGCCGGGCCAGGCACGGCACCAGCGACTACGACCGCATGTCGCGGCAGCGGGTGCTGCAGGGCGCCATCCTGCAGCAGTTCAACCCGGCGAATGTGCTCACCAAATTCGAGGGAGTGGCGCGGGCTGGCGAGGAAGTTGTGAAGACCGACGTGCCGCAGGGGATGCTCGGCTACTTCACCACCCTCGCGGGCAAGACGCAGAAGCTCCCGGTGGGAGCCGTCGAACTGGTGCCCGACAACGGCGTCGACCCGACAGACCCCGACTACGACTACATCGCCGGCCTGATCGATGCCGCGCTGAACCCGGTCACGGAGACGCCAGCCCCCTGAGCGGCGGCTCGGTCCGGGTTGGTTCAGAGGTCGGCGTGCAGCTGCCAGACCAGCTCGGCGGTATCCCGCCAGCTGAACGCCCTGGACCGGTCGCTGCCGAAGATGCGCAGCCGGTTGGCCAGCGCGGGGTCGCCGAGCACCCGGTCCAGCGCGGCGGCGAGCCGCTCGGGGTACCCGGCTGGGTCGTCACGTTCCACCACGAAGCCCGCGTCGCCGGCGGCCTCGACCAGCGCCGGCGCATCCGAGTGGATGACCGGTGTGCCGAAGTGGAACGCCTGGATGATCGGCAGGCCGAAGCCCTCTTCGAGGCTGGGGTAGACGAAGACCGACGCCCGGGACATCACCAGGGCGAGCTGCTGGTCGGTTAGGCCGTCCAGGGCCCGCACCCGGTCGGGGGCGAGGCCAGCCTCGTCGGCCACCGAGGCGAGGGTGAGTTCCCCCCACGAGTCCGGGCCGACAACAAGCAACGGCAGGTCGACGGCGCCCGGACGCCCGAGGGCTTCGATGAGCGCGGTCACGGCGCGGCGCGGTTCGAGGGTTCCGGCGGTGAGGATGTACTCGTCGGGCAAGTTCAGCTCGACCGCCGTGTTCTCGGCGGCGGCGGAATTCGTCGGCAGCGTCAGGCTGCTGCTGACGGCCCCGCCGATCACCCGCACCCGATCGCCGAAGTCCATGATCTCGCGGAGCTGGTCGGCGAGGGCGTGGCTGGGCGCCACGATGGCGTCCGCGTGCTTGCGGGCGCGTTTGAGCATCAGCTTGGCGCGCGCGACGGTGGTCGGGGTCAACGTTTCCGGATGCGTCCAGGCGAGCACGTCGTGCACCGTCACGGCGACCTGGGTCTCGTCCTTGGCCCGGTCGTGGCGGTGCAGCGGGGCGAACAACCCGGGGGCGTGCACGAGGCCGTGGCCGGCCGAGGTGGCCACGCCCAGCTGCCAGGCGGCGGAAAGCTCGCGGCGGGCCAGGGCGGTCTTGTGCAGGCCGGCCAGGCCGGGCAGGGCCGCGGTGATCTGGTCGTAGTGTTCGGCCGAGGTGGCCGAGACGATGCCTTCGACCACGCAGCCCGCCGGCGCTGTCGCGATCAGTGACCGGGTCAGTTCCTCGGTGTAGCGGCCGAGTCCGCCCGGCACCGGGGAGACCAGTTGGTCCACGATGACCCTGAGGGTGATCATGAGGGCGTGAACGCGCCGTGTTCGGCTGCGTCCTTGAGTGCGTCGGGCCAAGGCCGCATGGGGGCGAGTCCGGCGCGGCTCCAGGAGTCGTGGCCGAGGACTGAATAGGTGGGCCGCGGGGCGGGGCGCACGAACTGGGTGCTGTCGGTGGGCAGCACCCGTTCGGAGTCGAGACCGGCGGCTTCGAAGACGGCGCAGGCGAAGCCGAACCAGTTCGTCTGCCCGGCGTTGGTGCCGTGGTAGATCCCGGCGGGGGCATCGGCGTCGAGCAGTGCCACGATCTGCGCGGCCAGGTCGACGGTCCAGGTGGGCTGGCCGAACTGGTCGGCGACCACGGAGACGGAGTCGCGATTGGCGGCGAGGGTGAGCATGGTGCGGCCGAAGTTGGGGCCATGGGCGCCGTAGAGCCAGGCAGTACGTACGATGTAGCTGCCGGTGGGGTGCTCGGCGAGCACAAACTGTTCACCGGCGGCCTTGGTGCGGCCGTACGCGTTGATCGGGTCGATCTCGGTGTCTTCGGGGTAGGGGCTGCTGCCGGTGCCGTCGAAGACGTAGTCGGTGGAGATCTGTACGAGCTTCGCGCCGACGGCCGCGGCGCCGATCGCGAGGTTGCGGGGGCCCAGCGCGTTCACGGCGTAGGCGGCAGCTTCGTTGTCTTCGGCGGCGTCCACCGCGGTGTACGCGGCCGCGTTGATGATCACGTCGTGGCCAGTCACGGCCTTCTGAACGGCGGCGAGGTCGGTGATGTCCAGCTCGCTGCGGTCGACGGCGGTGACGTCGCGCCCGGTGAGGGCGTCCTGCAGGTCGCGGCCGAGCATCCCGGCCGCGCCGGCGATCAGATAGCGGGTCATGCTCAGCTCAGCGCCGCGCGGGCTTTGAGGGGTTCCCACCAGGTGCGGTTGTCGCGGTACCACTGCACGACGTCGGCCAGGCCCTTTTCGAAGGGCACCTCGGGGGAGTAGCCGAGTTCGGCCTGGATCTTGGAGATGTCCACGGAGTAGCGCAGGTCGTGGCCGAGGCGGTCGGCGACCCGGTCCACGTAGGACCAGTCCGTACCGGTGGCGTCCAGCAGCAGCTGGGTGAGTTCGACGTTGGTCAGTTCGGTGCCGCCGCCGATGTTGTAGATCTCGCCGGCGCGGCCGTTGACCAGCACCATGGCGATGGCGCGGGTGTGGTCGTCCACGTGCAGCCAGTCGCGGATGTTGTTGCCCTCGCCGTAGAGGGGAACGTGCAGGTCGTCGATGAGGTTGGTCACGAACAGCGGGATGACCTTCTCGGGGAAGTGGTACGGGCCGTAGTTGTTGCTGCAGCGGGTGATCGACACGTTCAGGCCGTGGGTGCGGTGGTAGCTGCGGGCGAGCAGGTCGCTGCCGGCCTTCGACGCGGAGTACGGCGAGTTGGGCTCGAGGGCGCGTTCTTCGTTCCAGGAGCCTTCGGCGATGGAGCCGTAGACCTCGTCGGTGGACACGTGCACGAACCGGGGCAGGTCGTTGCGCAGGGCCGCGTCGAGCAGCTGCTGGGTGCCGAGCACGTTGGTCTCGACGAAGATCGACGCGTCTCGCACGGAGCGGTCTACGTGGGATTCGGCGGCGAAATGCACCACGGCGTCCAGGCCGGGGAACAGCGTGTCGAGCAGGGCGCCGTCACGGATGTCGCCCTCGACGAAGGAGTACCGGGGCGAATCGGCCACGGGGGCCAGGTTCTCCAGGTTGCCCGAGTAGGTGAGGGCGTCCAGGACGACGACTTCAGCGCCCTCCAGGCCGGGATAAGCGTCTTGCAGGGTTCGGCGAACAAAATTCGAGCCGATGAACCCGGCGCCGCCGGTAACGAGGATTTTCATGTATTGGTAACCATTCCGTTTGCGTAAAGGTGCCTACGCGATTGTACTGGACGCGCATTGCTAGGCTGGCGAACGTGCAGATTCGTGAACTCTCCATCCCCGATTCCTACGAGGTGACCCCCAAGCAGTTCGGGGACGACCGGGGAGTCTTCCTCGAGTGGTACCGGTTCGACAAGCTGTCCGAGGCGCTCGGGCACCCGCTGGACCTGCGTCAGGCCAACACCAGTGTCTCCAGCCGGGGCGTCGTGCGCGGCATCCACTTCGCCGACGTCCCGCCGGGCCAGGCCAAGTACGTCACCGCCACGCACGGTGCGATCATCGACTTCATCGTCGACATCCGGGTCGGCTCGCCCACCTTCGGGCAGTGGGATTCGGTGTTGCTGGACGACGTGGACCGCAAGGCCGTGTACATCGCCGAGGGCCTCGGCCACGCGTTCGTCGCCCTGACCGACAAGGCCACCGTGAGCTACCTGGTCTCCTCCACCTACACCGCCGGCGCCGAACACGGCATCAACCCGCTCGACGCCGAGGTCGGCCTGGTCTTCCCGAAGGACGCCGGAGAACTGGTGCTATCCCCGAAGGACACCGACGCCCCGAGCCTCGCCGAGGCCACCGCGAGCGGATTGCTGCCCACCTGGGACGCCGCCCGCGCCTACTACCAGACGCTCAACGAACGGAACTAGACCATGCGCGGAATCATTCTCGCCGGAGGCTCAGGCACCCGCCTGTGGCCGATCACCAAGGGTATCTCCAAGCAGCTGATGCCGATCTACGACAAACCGATGATCTTCTATCCGCTGTCAACGCTGATGATGGCCGACATCAAGGACATCCTCATCATCACCACCCCGGAGTACAACGACCAGTTCAGGGCGCTGCTGGGCGACGGGTCCGACCTCGGCATCAACATCGAGTATGCCGTGCAACCGTCCCCGGACGGCCTCGCGCAGGCGTTCATCATCGGTGAGGATTTCATCGGCGATGACAGCGTCGCCCTGGTCCTCGGCGACAACATCTTCCACGGTGCGGGCCTCGGAACGGCGCTCCGCAACAACGCCGACATCGACGGCGCCCTGATTTTCGCGTACCACGTCTCAGACCCCACCTCGTATGGGGTCGTGGAGTTCGACGACGACTTCACCGCCGTGTCGATCGAAGAGAAGCCGGTCAAGCCCAAGAGCAACTACGCCGTGCCTGGCCTGTACTTCTACGACAACTCCGTCGTCGAGATCGCCAAGTCCATCGAACCCTCCGCCCGCGGCGAGCTAGAGATCTCCACCGTCAACGAGCGCTACCTCAACCAGGGCAACCTGCACGTGCAGGTCCTGGACCGCGGCACCGCCTGGCTGGACACCGGAACCTTCGAATCCATGATGCAGGCCAGCGAATACGTGCGCGTCATCGAAGACCGCCAGGGCCACAAGATCGGCTGCATCGAAGAGATCGCCTGGCGCGCCGGCTGGATCGACGACGCCCAGCTCGCCCGCCTCGCCGCCCCGCTCGCCAAGAGCGGCTACGGCGTGTACCTGAGAGGGCTGCTCAAGACCGACTAGCCGCCCGACTGGATGTGGGCCAGGACGTCGTCCATGGTGGCCTTGATGCCGGCGGGCAGGCTGGTCAGCTGCCGTCGGTCCAGGTCCGGCCACACCGTCGAGGTGATGCGCAGGTCCAGGCCCTGCATCGAGGCCTCAGCCGAGTAGCCGAGCATCACGTTCGGCCGTCCCTTGGCGAGGCTGCGGATCTGGCCGAGCAGGTTGCTGATCGTCACGGCCTGGCCGGAGGCGAGGTTCTTGATCGCCTCGGTGCGCCCGGTCGCCTCGGTGACCGCGGTCAGCCGGGCGACGCAGTCCACGACGAGTTCGGCGCAGTCACGCACGAAGATGTAGTCCCGCATGGTCTCCAGCGGCACGAAGATCGACGCCGGCTTGGGCGAGAACTGGGCCTTGGCCAGGTGGGAGATCAGTCCCTGCATCTTGCCCAGCTTCTGCCCCGGCCCGTACAGGTTCGCGATCCGTCCGGCGAGCACCGAGACACCGGTGGCGCGGGAGAAATCGAACAGGCTCGCCTCGGCGTCCAGCTTGAAGCGCCCATAGCCGGAGATCGGTACCGGTGTGCTGTGCTCGTCGAACGGCGGATGCGCCGAACCGCCGTACACGCCGCCGGCCGAGGAAGCGTAGAACACGGCGCCGGAGCTTGAGGTGCCCTGGTACGCGGCCGCGCCGCCGACGGCGTCGAGCACCAGCTTGAGCTGGCTGAGTTCCCGGCTGATCGCCTCCGGCGGGGTGGAGGTGACGGCGTTGCCGGCCATCCAGAGCACCGCCCAGTTCGCACGTTCGGTCGCGGCGGTGTCCAACAGTCGGGTCGCCGTCGCGGCGGCGGCGGCCGAGAGGGCCTCGTCATCCGCCCAGGGCAGCGGGTCAGTGCCGAGCAGCTCCCAGCCGGTCCGGCGGGTGATCGCGGCGGCCGTGGCGCTGCCCAGGAGGCCCCTGGCCCCGATTACCCAGACGTAGGTGGTCAATTGGCGGCTTTGCGGGTCCGCCCGAGAGGCCCATCCGCCGGGTCGGTCGTGATCAGGTACGGCGGCTTGCCCATGGCCATGTTCACGTTGATGCCGATGTACTCGGCGATGATGCCCAGGGAGAACAGGATGAACCCGGCGCTCAGCAACACCAGCACGCTGAGCGACGCCCAGCCCTGGATCGCGATGTCACCGGCGAGGCGCTGGATGAAGATGACGATTGCGAAGATCACGCCGATCACGGCGAAGATCACGCCGAGGCCGCTGACGATCCGCAGCCCCCTCGTGCCGGTGGTGAGGATCATGCGCCAGAAGTGCGAGAACAACCGGCGGGCCGAGTAGCCCGAGCTGCGTTCGCCTTCCTCGCGCAGTTCGACCGGGGAGGTCGTGACGCGGGAGGCGACCCAGCCGATGGCGACGTCGAGGTACACCCCGGAGCCGGCATAGGCGGCGACGCTGCGGCCGATGTTGCCGAGCATCAGCCGGTAGCTCTGGTAGTCGGCGGCGGCGCCGGTGCCGGAGAGCTTGGTGAGCAGGTACTTGGCCGTCTTCGAGGCGGCATTGCGCACCGGCCCGTGCGGGGCCGGGTTGGTCGGTTTGGCGTAGACGACGCTGGCCTGCTCGCGCATGGCGGTGTCGAGCATCCCGCCGATCGCGCGGGGGTCGTGCTGCCCGTCCTCGTCGAGGGTGACGATCCAGTCGCCGCCGGAGGACGCCATGCCGGCGAGGGTGGCCGCGTGCTGACCGAAGTTCTTGCTCAGCCAGATCCCGCGGGCGAACGGGAACCGGTCGGTGATGCTGCGGATGATCGACGCGGAGTCGTCCGGACCGTGGTCGAAGACCAGCAGGACCTCTTCGACCTGGAAGCTGTACCCGTCGGGGGTGATGCTCAGCCTGGTCAGCGGTTCGATCTCGTCGAGCACGCCGGTGAGGGTGCGTTCTCCCTGGTAGACGGGGATGACGATCGAGATGCTGTGGTCGGCGATGTCGGGTTCTGAGGGGAGTGTCACGGGTTCAGAACCTACCACACGGCCCGTTTCGTCGGCCGGGTCAGTTGGCTGCGGCATCCGTCGTCACCGCCTTGGACATGCGCCGGCCGAGCCAGATGTAGGCGAGCCGGCGAGCCTGGGCCATCACCCTGGCGCGGGTGTTGCCGATCATCCGGTCGGTGGCGGAAATGACATCGGGGCGGGTCTTCGCCAGCCAGTTGTGGAAGCCGATCGCCTGCTCGGCCTGCTCGGCGACCAGGCGCACGCTCCACTGGCTGTCGGAGATGCGGAAACCGGCGAGGCTGCCGGGCACGCCGACGAACTTTCCCTCCAGCAGCACCATCGAATAGGAGGTCTCGTCGATCAGGTACGGCCAGCGGGAATCCCACCAGCCCACCTTCTCCAGGACGCTGCGGCGCATCAGCACGCAGCCGGGCTCACCGAAGATGTTGGTGCCCTGGGTGACGGTCTTGCGCACGGCGACGGCACCGTCGTGCACACCGGTCAGTCCGGCCAGGCCGCGGTTCTTGAGCACCGGAGCACCGTTGGCGTCGACGATGTCCCGCGGGGAGGAGGCCAGCACGGCGCCGGGCTCAGCAATGAGCGCGGCCACCTGCTGGGCGACGATGGTGGGGTAGAGCAGGTCGTCGCCGCAGACGAGTTTGATCAGCTCGCCGGTGGCCGCCTGGCTCACCCGGTTCCAGTTCCGCAGGGCACCGCCGCCGCCTTCAGTGTGCAGCAGCGTCACCCGGGGGTCGGAGCTGTAGCGCTGCATGACGGCCCAGGTGTCGTCGGTGGACGCGTGGTCGGAGACGATCACCTCGAGGTTGGTGTAGGTCTGGCCCAGCACGCTCTTCATGGTCTCGTCGAGGTAGGCCGCATTGTTGTAGGCAGGGATGACGATCGAGACGAGAGGCTGATCATCAGGGAACATCGCATCGTGTGTCATAGGTTAGGTGTGACTCGCATCCTTCGTAGTGCTGAGCCTTCACGATACCGGGTGCTCCTGAGGGAGCTCTGTCCCCGCGAGGGGCGACCCT encodes the following:
- a CDS encoding glycosyltransferase family A protein, whose product is MFPDDQPLVSIVIPAYNNAAYLDETMKSVLGQTYTNLEVIVSDHASTDDTWAVMQRYSSDPRVTLLHTEGGGGALRNWNRVSQAATGELIKLVCGDDLLYPTIVAQQVAALIAEPGAVLASSPRDIVDANGAPVLKNRGLAGLTGVHDGAVAVRKTVTQGTNIFGEPGCVLMRRSVLEKVGWWDSRWPYLIDETSYSMVLLEGKFVGVPGSLAGFRISDSQWSVRLVAEQAEQAIGFHNWLAKTRPDVISATDRMIGNTRARVMAQARRLAYIWLGRRMSKAVTTDAAAN
- a CDS encoding dTDP-4-dehydrorhamnose 3,5-epimerase family protein — protein: MQIRELSIPDSYEVTPKQFGDDRGVFLEWYRFDKLSEALGHPLDLRQANTSVSSRGVVRGIHFADVPPGQAKYVTATHGAIIDFIVDIRVGSPTFGQWDSVLLDDVDRKAVYIAEGLGHAFVALTDKATVSYLVSSTYTAGAEHGINPLDAEVGLVFPKDAGELVLSPKDTDAPSLAEATASGLLPTWDAARAYYQTLNERN
- a CDS encoding glycosyltransferase, yielding MTLPSEPDIADHSISIVIPVYQGERTLTGVLDEIEPLTRLSITPDGYSFQVEEVLLVFDHGPDDSASIIRSITDRFPFARGIWLSKNFGQHAATLAGMASSGGDWIVTLDEDGQHDPRAIGGMLDTAMREQASVVYAKPTNPAPHGPVRNAASKTAKYLLTKLSGTGAAADYQSYRLMLGNIGRSVAAYAGSGVYLDVAIGWVASRVTTSPVELREEGERSSGYSARRLFSHFWRMILTTGTRGLRIVSGLGVIFAVIGVIFAIVIFIQRLAGDIAIQGWASLSVLVLLSAGFILFSLGIIAEYIGINVNMAMGKPPYLITTDPADGPLGRTRKAAN
- the purE gene encoding 5-(carboxyamino)imidazole ribonucleotide mutase yields the protein MGSDSDWNVMSEAAAMLTEFGVAHEVQVVSAHRTPEKMIRYGSEAWGRGLKVIIAGAGGAAHLPGMLAAVTTLPVVGVPVPLGRLDGLDSLLSIVQMPAGVPVATVSIGGARNAALIAIKILATADDALRLKLQDYADQLAEQVEQKNTALQARL
- the rfbD gene encoding dTDP-4-dehydrorhamnose reductase, encoding MTRYLIAGAAGMLGRDLQDALTGRDVTAVDRSELDITDLAAVQKAVTGHDVIINAAAYTAVDAAEDNEAAAYAVNALGPRNLAIGAAAVGAKLVQISTDYVFDGTGSSPYPEDTEIDPINAYGRTKAAGEQFVLAEHPTGSYIVRTAWLYGAHGPNFGRTMLTLAANRDSVSVVADQFGQPTWTVDLAAQIVALLDADAPAGIYHGTNAGQTNWFGFACAVFEAAGLDSERVLPTDSTQFVRPAPRPTYSVLGHDSWSRAGLAPMRPWPDALKDAAEHGAFTPS
- a CDS encoding 5-(carboxyamino)imidazole ribonucleotide synthase, which translates into the protein MSTIVGVIGGGQLARMMIPAAVNLGIDLRVLAETDGMSASLAAVSVGDYRDLATVLAFAECVDVVTFDHEHVPQVILRELVSRGVRVHPGPDALLYAQDKLLMRQRLTELGLPVPDWARVADADALARFLADHGGRAVVKTARGGYDGKGVRVVSHAHEADDWFLALAEDANGGDLLVEELVDFRRELAQVVARRPSGEMSIWPVVETVQLDGVCAEVIAPAPKSAGRLSEVAADIAERVAEGIGVAGVLAVELFETTDGRLLVNELAMRPHNSGHWSIDGSTTSQFEQHLRAVLDLPLGGTGLREPWSVMVNILGGPAEGSMADRYPAAFAEQPTVKVHNYGKDPRPGRKIGHVTASGPDLDSVTYQARATAAFFQD
- a CDS encoding LCP family protein — encoded protein: MTSASSPIRYPNSGSRQVMTRRAWWLVVLNIILPGSAQVLAGSRGLGRFGLRATLTFLGLAIVAGVVYALNPEFVLTVATNSIGLWILAAVMVFYAIVWLILTFDTIRLTRLVKARPKARPFIAGLATVVMVAVCGSAGYGAYVATTTSDFLSTVFAKGPSEPPVDGRYNIMLLGGDAGADRLGMRPDSTSVVSIDAETGKADIIGIPRDLEYVPFPADSPLYASYPDGYGYDGVCDVDVCQLNSIYTEVELKSPDMYPNAVAEGSEPGIEAMRDAASGITGLTIQYYVLIDMQGFSQLIDALGGVDIDVAERLPIGGQEDDLSDVEGWVEAGPQHMDGFTALWYGRARHGTSDYDRMSRQRVLQGAILQQFNPANVLTKFEGVARAGEEVVKTDVPQGMLGYFTTLAGKTQKLPVGAVELVPDNGVDPTDPDYDYIAGLIDAALNPVTETPAP
- the rfbA gene encoding glucose-1-phosphate thymidylyltransferase RfbA, whose amino-acid sequence is MRGIILAGGSGTRLWPITKGISKQLMPIYDKPMIFYPLSTLMMADIKDILIITTPEYNDQFRALLGDGSDLGINIEYAVQPSPDGLAQAFIIGEDFIGDDSVALVLGDNIFHGAGLGTALRNNADIDGALIFAYHVSDPTSYGVVEFDDDFTAVSIEEKPVKPKSNYAVPGLYFYDNSVVEIAKSIEPSARGELEISTVNERYLNQGNLHVQVLDRGTAWLDTGTFESMMQASEYVRVIEDRQGHKIGCIEEIAWRAGWIDDAQLARLAAPLAKSGYGVYLRGLLKTD
- a CDS encoding NAD(P)-dependent oxidoreductase — translated: MTTYVWVIGARGLLGSATAAAITRRTGWELLGTDPLPWADDEALSAAAAATATRLLDTAATERANWAVLWMAGNAVTSTPPEAISRELSQLKLVLDAVGGAAAYQGTSSSGAVFYASSAGGVYGGSAHPPFDEHSTPVPISGYGRFKLDAEASLFDFSRATGVSVLAGRIANLYGPGQKLGKMQGLISHLAKAQFSPKPASIFVPLETMRDYIFVRDCAELVVDCVARLTAVTEATGRTEAIKNLASGQAVTISNLLGQIRSLAKGRPNVMLGYSAEASMQGLDLRITSTVWPDLDRRQLTSLPAGIKATMDDVLAHIQSGG
- a CDS encoding glycosyltransferase family 1 protein, with product MITLRVIVDQLVSPVPGGLGRYTEELTRSLIATAPAGCVVEGIVSATSAEHYDQITAALPGLAGLHKTALARRELSAAWQLGVATSAGHGLVHAPGLFAPLHRHDRAKDETQVAVTVHDVLAWTHPETLTPTTVARAKLMLKRARKHADAIVAPSHALADQLREIMDFGDRVRVIGGAVSSSLTLPTNSAAAENTAVELNLPDEYILTAGTLEPRRAVTALIEALGRPGAVDLPLLVVGPDSWGELTLASVADEAGLAPDRVRALDGLTDQQLALVMSRASVFVYPSLEEGFGLPIIQAFHFGTPVIHSDAPALVEAAGDAGFVVERDDPAGYPERLAAALDRVLGDPALANRLRIFGSDRSRAFSWRDTAELVWQLHADL
- the rfbB gene encoding dTDP-glucose 4,6-dehydratase — protein: MKILVTGGAGFIGSNFVRRTLQDAYPGLEGAEVVVLDALTYSGNLENLAPVADSPRYSFVEGDIRDGALLDTLFPGLDAVVHFAAESHVDRSVRDASIFVETNVLGTQQLLDAALRNDLPRFVHVSTDEVYGSIAEGSWNEERALEPNSPYSASKAGSDLLARSYHRTHGLNVSITRCSNNYGPYHFPEKVIPLFVTNLIDDLHVPLYGEGNNIRDWLHVDDHTRAIAMVLVNGRAGEIYNIGGGTELTNVELTQLLLDATGTDWSYVDRVADRLGHDLRYSVDISKIQAELGYSPEVPFEKGLADVVQWYRDNRTWWEPLKARAALS